The Synergistaceae bacterium sequence CCCCGAGAGCTCGTGGGGATAGCGGTCCGCGCAGGAGGGGTCCAAGCCCGCAGAGGCGAACAGCCTCTCCGTCCTCTCACTCGCCGCTTGCCCCGTCATCCCCAGGTGGATGTCAAGCACCTCCTCCACGTGAGCGCCGACGGTGATCACGGGCGTGAAGGAGTTCATCGCGCCCTGCGGGACGATGGCGATCCTGCGCCAGCGCAGTTCGTTCAGCTCGTCCTCGTTTAATGAGAGCAGGTTCGTTCCGTCGAGCAGTATCTCGCCGCCGACCCTGGTGCCCGCGGGCAATAGCCCCGGTATCGACATCAGCACGGTGCTCTTGCCGCTTCCCGACTCGCCCGCCAACGCGCAGAGCTCGCCCTTTCTCAACGTCAGAGAGAGCCCCCTGACCGCCTCCGTCTCGCTCCCCGCACCCCGGTCGGTCGCTCGCGTGTAGGTCACCGACAGGTCTCTTATCTCGATCATCTCCGAGCCCCCCTCAGCCTCGGGTCCACCCTCTCCTCCAGGTGCTTGCCCAAATCCTGGAAGGCAAGGCAGAGCAGGGTTATTCCAAGCCCCGGAGGCAGCAGCAGCCACCATGCCCCGGCGGTGAAGGCCCCGAAGGAGTGGGCCTCGTGAAGCATCCTTCCCCAGGAGATCACGCGCGGGTCGGAAAGCCCGAGGAAGGAGAGCCCCGCCTCTGACAGGATCGCGCCAGGCACCCCGAGAGTCATGGTCGCCAGCAGCACCGGGAATGTCTCCGGCAGCAGATGCCTTCGCAGAATGTACCCGGAGCGCGCCCCCAGCCCGCGCAGCCCTTCGATATATGGCGCGTCCCTCAGGGAGAGGATCAGCGAGCGAACAGTCCGGGCCGTGCTCATCCATGAGAAGACGGAGAGTATCAGCACCAGCTGCCACAGTCCCTTGCCCCACATGGCCGCCAGCGCCATCAGCACGGGCAGCAGAGGTATCGACAGCAGAAGGTCCACGAGCCTCATCGCCAGCACATCGGTCCATCCGCCGAGGTAGCCCGCGGCCAGCCCGACCGACGTCCCGAGGAAGGTAGCCAGAAGCGCCGCGAACAGGCCCACGATGAGGGAGACGCGCACCCCGGCGGTGAAGAGCGCGGCGACGTCCCTTCCCCTCTGGTCGGTCCCCAGAAGCCCCCACCTTCCGCCCTCCAGCCTGATAGTCACCGAGCCATCGAAATCCCCGGCGCCCGAGACAGAGATGAGGTACTCTCCGCGCCGGTCGAACAGGGAGGCAGCGGCGTCCTTGAAGGGGGGCAGCCCAAGCGAGCGCTTGAAGGCTATGTCGCGGCCGTCGGCCCTGAAGCCTCCCGTCAGGGGGGCGAGCTGAAGGGGCGGCTCTCCCGGCTTTACGATCTCCACGAAGAGCCCTGTGTCGCCGGCCGAGTCGTCGACTGCGATCGAAAGACCCGAGGGCGGGGAGTAGCGCCAGTCGAGCGATAGCTCGGGCGTGTCGCGGTTCAGAGTCAGGCTGGTGGTGGGGGGCTGATCCCGGCTCAGCCACAGAGGCTTGCAGAAGGGGGAGGCCACCGGCTGGCCTGGCCGGTGGTCGAACAGACTCTCGCCGAAAAGGGCCAGGACGGTGAGGGCCAGGAGGCACCAGAAGCTCCATCTGCGAATAAGGCCGGTCATCGGGCGCTCCTCTCCATGCGCACTCTCGGGTCCGTGATGGGATAGAGAAGGTCGGCCAGGAGGTTGCAGGCCACGGTCAGCAGCGACAGCAGGAAGAAGGAGGCGCCCGCGGCGGGGTAGTCGTGCCCCGTGACGGCCTCCAGCAGAAAGCGACCCACTCCGTGCAGGGAGAAGACCGTCTCCGTGAGCACAGCGCCGGAGACTACGCCCGGCAGGGATAGAAGCAGCAGGGTCAGCAGCGTAGGCAGCATGGTCCTGAATACGTGCCCGAACAGGATTTTCCGGGCTGGAAGGCCCCTGGCCCGGGCCATCAGTACGAAGTCCTCGCCCATAACCTTCACAGCCAGGTTGCGGACGTAGATGGCCCAGCCGCCGAAGCCGAGCAGGGTCAGGGAGAGCACGGGAAGCGCCATGTGCCGCGCGTAGTCAAGCGTCAGAGCTGCCAAACCGGCGGGGGGCGGAACGGAGAGGGTCCCCCGCAGCGGGAAGACGGGGATCATGGAGGCGAAGGCCATCAGCAGAAGCAGCTGCAGGAAGAAGGAGGGAAAGGAGAAGGAGAGTGCGCCGCTCCACAGCACGCACTTCTCAAGAAAACTCCCCCTGCGGAGAGCCGCCTTCATGCCTAGCCACGTGCCTATCGCCGCGGACAGAAGCAGGCTGCTTCCCAGCAGGGCGGCGGTATTGGGCACGCGGGAGCGAAGCTCGTCCGCCACCGGCCTGCCCGTCAGGAAGGAGACTCCGAAGTCGAACGACAGTGTGGACTTCACGTACAGCAGGAACTGGGTCGGCAGAGGCGTGTCAAGGCCGTATAGCTTCCGGAGCTGCTCCTTTGCCTCGGGGGAGAACGACGGGTCCATGACCGAGGCGACAGGGTCGCCCGGCATGATGCGGAAGAGCAGAAAGTTGAGCGCCAGCACCATGACGAGGACCAGCGCCGCTCCACTCAGCCTCCGAACCCAGTAGCCCACCTTGGCATCACCGCCCGCCCAGCCAGAAATCCTCGTTGGAGGTCAGGTGAACGTACTCCCCCGGCTTGTACTCACGAAGGATGAACGGCCCGGAGCCGATCATCCGGGTGAGGGAGTAGTCCTCCTCGTGCTTAACCGACGCGGGGAGCCAGCTTCTCCAGTCGTCCACCTTCTCCACTATGTGCCTCGGCAGGACCGGGAGTCCGCCTATCCTGTGCAGATGCCAGAAGCTGACGTTCTTCATCGTCACTACCAGGGTGAGGTCGTCCGGCACCTCAACTCTCTCGATGTTGTCAACGTTATCGAAGTAACGTGGTGGCTTGTTCTCCCGCAGAAACTCGTAGGTATATGCCGCGTCGCGAGCGGTCAGCGGGTGTCCGTCGTGCCATTTGACTCCCTCGCGCAGGTGGAAGGTCAGCGTCGTGTGGTGACCGTTGCCCTCGTCCTCCGTGGTGACGGTCCACGAGGTCGCCAGCCAAGGGATGGTCTCCAGGGTGTATGGATCGACTGCGATAAGGGCATCGTAGACCAGGCTCATCACCTGCCAGTCGTAGGCGGAGCTGGATGTGAACGGGTTGAGTGCCCTTGGTTCTTCCTCCTGCACCAGGTAGAGGGGGCGCATAGGGCCGGACGCCGGCTTCATCGAGAGCAAGCTCCAGATGTTGTCCGCGGTCGTCCTGTCCGTCACCAGGAAGTCCTTCCAGTCGCGCCTGACTGCGGAGACAGAGTATCTGCTGTAGATCGGAGCGACGGGGGCAAGGTCGACGAGGAGCCTCTGAGCGTCTGAGGCCGCGTCCAGCGCCGTGGTCGCGTCCGGGGCGAAGCGGAGGCGGTCCAGCTCCCTGTCGAGTTCCGGGTCCGAGATGCCGGGGATGTTGTGCCCTCCCGGAATGTCCAGCTTCGAGGAGTAGAGGGAGTACAGCGAGTCCGGGTCGCGCGTCATCTGCCACGCAAGCACGTAGAGCTGAAAGTCACGCTCGTCCAGCCGCGACAGCATGGCGGAGAAGTCCATCGGCTCCGTGCTTACCGGTATGCCGATAGCGGTCAGCGCCTCGGCGGCCCTCACAGCCAGCTCCGCTGTGGTCGGGACGACAGCCGCGGTCGGGGAAAGTATCTTCTGGGGAGGAATCTTTCTTCCGTCGGGGGAGATCAGGACGCCGTCCGTGTCAAGGGTCCATCCAGCCTCGGCCAGTGCGGTTCGCGCTGCGTCGGGGTCGTACGGCCAGCCTTTGATCGTAGGGTCGAAGTAGGGAGATATGGGTGGAAGGAAGGTGGACAGAGGCTCGGCGTAACCTGCGAAGAGGTCTCGCACGATCTGCTCGCGTGGCAGCGCCTGCCACGCCGCCCGGCGAAGCTCGACCCGGTCCCACGGAAACTCCCTGTTATTGAAGCCCAGGAAGAAGCCGTGAAAGCCCGCCGCAAGGGAGAGGTCCACGTTGGTGTCGTCGGCGAGAGTATCTACGTCCACCGGCCTGTGAAGGTTGCCGAGGATGTCGACCTGCCCGTTTCGGAGCGCCATTATCTGCGCGTCCGGGTCCCTGATTATCACCAGGTAGAGGTCCTTTATCTTCGGTGCGGAGTAGCTCTTCGGGTCGAAGTCCGAGTAAGACCATCCGGGATGGGGCGACAGAACAGAGAAGAGAAGCACGGCGAGTGCGAGAGCGCTCAGGAAATGTCTTTTCATAATGTGTCACGTCCTTTTGTATTATGAATGCCGAATAAAGCCTGTATTTCCGACTGCCCGGCCGGATCCCTCCTCGCCTGCGGCTCGTTCGGGACGACACTGCCAGCCTTCAGTCGTTTGCAGCTAAATCTTACCATCACACGCTCCGACAGTCGATATCGCGTTGCCCCTCGGCCGTTTGACGTTGACAACCGCATGGAATGCAGGATATCATGAACCGACCGAATAATCATGCTGAAGCAGGCGCGACATTCGCGCTGTTCTTTGCAGGTCGCGTCCGGGCGAATATGCGAATATCCGGAGCTACAACGGAGAGGGTGGAAGCCGGCATGTCAAAAAAGAAGTATGTCCTGGCGATCGACCAGGGTACCACCAGCAGCAGGGCGATAGTGTTCGACCTTGAGGGGACTCCTGTCAACTCGCACCAGATGGAGCACGAGCAGATCTTCCCCGCTCCCGGATGGGTGGAGCATAATGCGATGGAGATCTGGTCGAGAGTGAGGGACGTCATACGCGAGGTCGTGGACAAGAACGGGGTCGGACCGGGCGCTATCGGCGCAATAGGGATAACCAACCAGCGAGAGACGACCGTCGTCTGGGACAAGAGCACCGGAAGGCCCGTGTGCAACGCGATCGTCTGGCAGTGCATGAGGACCCAGGACTTCTGCGAGGAGTGGAAAAAGGCACCCGGCTGGGAGGAAAAGGTTAACGACATCACCGGCCTGGTCATCAACCCTTACTTCTCCGGCACGAAGATAAAGTGGATACTGGACAACGTGCCCGGCGTCCGCGAGAGGGCCGAGGACGGAGAGGTCCTGTTCGGGAACATGGATACCTGGGTCACATGGAATCTCACCGGCGGCCCGGATGGAGGCGTCCACGTAACCGACGTCACCAACGCCTCGCGTACCCTCCTTATGAACATAGAGACCCTGCAGTGGGATTCGGAGATGCTTGGCTTCCTCGGCATCCCCGAGGCTATGCTGCCTGCGATAAAGCCGAGCAGCCACGTCTACGGGTACACATCCGATAAAATTGCCGGCTCGGATATCCCCGTTTCCGGCATACTCGGCGATCAGCAGGCGGCTCTCTTCGGCCAGACCTGCTTTTCCCCCGGGGAGGCCAAGAACACCTACGGCACCGGCTGTTTCATGCTGCTGAACATCGGCGACAGGCCCGCGCGCTCGAAGAACGGGCTGCTCACCACAGTCGCCTACGGGCTGGAGGAGGGCAGTGCGGTCTATGCCCTCGAGGGCTCGATCGCCATCGCGGGCGCAGCGGTGCAGTGGCTTCGCGACAACCTGCGCCTGTTCGACGACGCCCCGGACTCGGAGTGGTTCGCGGGCAAGGTGGAGGACAGCGGTGGAATCTACTTCGTCCCCGCCTTCTCCGGGCTGTACGCCCCCTACTGGGACATGAGCGCTCGCGGGGCCGTGGTCGGCCTGACGCGGTACATCACTAAGGAGCACCTCATCCGTGCGACGCTTGAGAGCATCTGCTACCAGACTCGCGACGTGCAGGAGGCGATGGACGCCGACTCGGGCGTGCCGCTCAGTGCACTGAAGGTCGACGGTGGAGCCGTGAAGAACAACCTGCTGATGCAGATACAGGCCGATATCCTGGGCGTGCCGGTCATACGGCCGGTTGTGAACGAAACTACCGCCCTTGGTGCCGCTTACGCCGCTGGGCTTGCGGCGGGCCTCTGGAGCAGCATGGACGAGCTGCGCAGCCATTGGAAGGCGGACAGGGAGTTCGGTCCGTCGCTGCCGGCCGACAGGCGCGATGAGATGTACGAGGGTTGGAAGAAGGCCGTGGACAAGTCCAGGGGCTGGGTCTGACCCCGCCGCCCGGACATAGTCGCGACGCTCGACCTGACTCGGTGCAGGAGGATATACAATGAGAAAAGAGGTCACGGTTCAAAATCCTCACGGGCTGCACGCCCGTCCGGCGGCGAAGTTTGTCCAGGCCGC is a genomic window containing:
- a CDS encoding ABC transporter ATP-binding protein, which translates into the protein MIEIRDLSVTYTRATDRGAGSETEAVRGLSLTLRKGELCALAGESGSGKSTVLMSIPGLLPAGTRVGGEILLDGTNLLSLNEDELNELRWRRIAIVPQGAMNSFTPVITVGAHVEEVLDIHLGMTGQAASERTERLFASAGLDPSCADRYPHELSGGQKQRAAIALALACDPDWLLCDEPTTALDVVTQKAIIDELKGLVESSGVGMLLVSHDLPLAASACSRLLIMKDGELAEEGTPGEIVARPKSEHSAELVNALLDLEREGER
- a CDS encoding ABC transporter permease, which codes for MTGLIRRWSFWCLLALTVLALFGESLFDHRPGQPVASPFCKPLWLSRDQPPTTSLTLNRDTPELSLDWRYSPPSGLSIAVDDSAGDTGLFVEIVKPGEPPLQLAPLTGGFRADGRDIAFKRSLGLPPFKDAAASLFDRRGEYLISVSGAGDFDGSVTIRLEGGRWGLLGTDQRGRDVAALFTAGVRVSLIVGLFAALLATFLGTSVGLAAGYLGGWTDVLAMRLVDLLLSIPLLPVLMALAAMWGKGLWQLVLILSVFSWMSTARTVRSLILSLRDAPYIEGLRGLGARSGYILRRHLLPETFPVLLATMTLGVPGAILSEAGLSFLGLSDPRVISWGRMLHEAHSFGAFTAGAWWLLLPPGLGITLLCLAFQDLGKHLEERVDPRLRGARR
- a CDS encoding ABC transporter permease, yielding MVLALNFLLFRIMPGDPVASVMDPSFSPEAKEQLRKLYGLDTPLPTQFLLYVKSTLSFDFGVSFLTGRPVADELRSRVPNTAALLGSSLLLSAAIGTWLGMKAALRRGSFLEKCVLWSGALSFSFPSFFLQLLLLMAFASMIPVFPLRGTLSVPPPAGLAALTLDYARHMALPVLSLTLLGFGGWAIYVRNLAVKVMGEDFVLMARARGLPARKILFGHVFRTMLPTLLTLLLLSLPGVVSGAVLTETVFSLHGVGRFLLEAVTGHDYPAAGASFFLLSLLTVACNLLADLLYPITDPRVRMERSAR
- a CDS encoding ABC transporter substrate-binding protein, coding for MKRHFLSALALAVLLFSVLSPHPGWSYSDFDPKSYSAPKIKDLYLVIIRDPDAQIMALRNGQVDILGNLHRPVDVDTLADDTNVDLSLAAGFHGFFLGFNNREFPWDRVELRRAAWQALPREQIVRDLFAGYAEPLSTFLPPISPYFDPTIKGWPYDPDAARTALAEAGWTLDTDGVLISPDGRKIPPQKILSPTAAVVPTTAELAVRAAEALTAIGIPVSTEPMDFSAMLSRLDERDFQLYVLAWQMTRDPDSLYSLYSSKLDIPGGHNIPGISDPELDRELDRLRFAPDATTALDAASDAQRLLVDLAPVAPIYSRYSVSAVRRDWKDFLVTDRTTADNIWSLLSMKPASGPMRPLYLVQEEEPRALNPFTSSSAYDWQVMSLVYDALIAVDPYTLETIPWLATSWTVTTEDEGNGHHTTLTFHLREGVKWHDGHPLTARDAAYTYEFLRENKPPRYFDNVDNIERVEVPDDLTLVVTMKNVSFWHLHRIGGLPVLPRHIVEKVDDWRSWLPASVKHEEDYSLTRMIGSGPFILREYKPGEYVHLTSNEDFWLGGR
- the glpK gene encoding glycerol kinase GlpK, producing MSKKKYVLAIDQGTTSSRAIVFDLEGTPVNSHQMEHEQIFPAPGWVEHNAMEIWSRVRDVIREVVDKNGVGPGAIGAIGITNQRETTVVWDKSTGRPVCNAIVWQCMRTQDFCEEWKKAPGWEEKVNDITGLVINPYFSGTKIKWILDNVPGVRERAEDGEVLFGNMDTWVTWNLTGGPDGGVHVTDVTNASRTLLMNIETLQWDSEMLGFLGIPEAMLPAIKPSSHVYGYTSDKIAGSDIPVSGILGDQQAALFGQTCFSPGEAKNTYGTGCFMLLNIGDRPARSKNGLLTTVAYGLEEGSAVYALEGSIAIAGAAVQWLRDNLRLFDDAPDSEWFAGKVEDSGGIYFVPAFSGLYAPYWDMSARGAVVGLTRYITKEHLIRATLESICYQTRDVQEAMDADSGVPLSALKVDGGAVKNNLLMQIQADILGVPVIRPVVNETTALGAAYAAGLAAGLWSSMDELRSHWKADREFGPSLPADRRDEMYEGWKKAVDKSRGWV